Proteins from a single region of Candidatus Falkowbacteria bacterium:
- the dnaJ gene encoding molecular chaperone DnaJ has protein sequence MGKDYYKILGIDKSATQDEVKRAFRKLAHKHHPDKETGNEAKFKEINEAYQVLGKPEKRQQYDQYGTTFDQQGGFGGGMNWGDFMRQARSGGGGGVKFDFGGLDLGDIFGDMFGFGGGSRSRQQSHGEDIQIDLQISFKDSVFGIKKQVELFKTVKCEHCNGNMAEPGTPIKTCTTCKGQGQVSKVQQTMLGAFQTASVCQECNGEGKKAEKPCTKCSGQGVARKKQSLELEIPAGIEGGSAIRLTGKGNAAPYGGHPGDLYVRVHVKAESRYRRHGNDIHVKESISFVQASLGDKIDVKTLDGELSLKIPAGTQPGTRFRVRDKGVTYLNSPGRGDLYVEVEVQVPKKLSRRQKRLLQELKQED, from the coding sequence ATGGGAAAAGATTATTACAAAATTTTAGGAATTGATAAAAGCGCTACTCAAGATGAAGTTAAGCGCGCTTTTCGTAAATTGGCACATAAGCATCATCCAGATAAGGAAACCGGCAATGAAGCCAAATTTAAGGAAATAAATGAAGCTTATCAAGTCCTTGGAAAGCCAGAAAAACGTCAACAATATGATCAGTATGGTACAACATTTGACCAACAAGGTGGCTTTGGCGGTGGTATGAATTGGGGTGATTTTATGCGGCAGGCTAGAAGTGGCGGTGGCGGGGGTGTTAAATTTGATTTTGGTGGATTGGATTTGGGAGATATTTTTGGTGATATGTTTGGTTTTGGTGGAGGGTCTCGTTCTAGGCAACAAAGTCACGGTGAAGATATTCAAATTGATTTACAAATAAGTTTCAAGGATTCAGTTTTTGGTATAAAAAAGCAAGTTGAACTATTCAAAACTGTAAAGTGTGAGCATTGTAATGGAAACATGGCTGAACCTGGTACTCCGATCAAAACTTGTACTACTTGTAAGGGACAAGGACAGGTTAGTAAAGTACAGCAAACTATGTTAGGTGCATTTCAGACTGCAAGTGTTTGTCAGGAGTGTAATGGCGAGGGTAAAAAAGCTGAAAAACCATGTACTAAGTGTAGTGGCCAGGGAGTTGCTAGAAAAAAACAAAGTCTTGAATTGGAAATCCCTGCCGGTATCGAAGGTGGTTCCGCAATTAGATTAACTGGCAAGGGCAATGCTGCCCCTTATGGTGGTCATCCAGGAGATTTGTATGTGAGGGTTCATGTTAAGGCTGAGAGTAGGTATAGACGACATGGTAATGACATTCATGTAAAAGAATCAATTTCATTTGTTCAGGCTTCACTGGGCGATAAGATTGATGTGAAAACTTTAGACGGTGAACTTAGTCTCAAGATTCCAGCTGGAACGCAACCAGGGACTAGATTCAGAGTGCGTGATAAAGGCGTTACTTATTTGAATTCACCTGGACGTGGTGATTTATATGTTGAGGTTGAAGTTCAAGTTCCTAAAAAATTAAGTAG
- a CDS encoding GIY-YIG nuclease family protein has protein sequence MKTYFTYILKCSDGSFYTGITNDLDARLSGHQRGLNSKSYTYSRRPVKLVYSNDFYDVNEAISLEKQIKGWSRRKKIALIEGRIDDLIAIANENNYNSPCHLEYTEGLS, from the coding sequence ATGAAAACATACTTCACATACATTTTAAAATGCTCTGATGGTAGTTTTTACACTGGAATTACAAATGATTTGGATGCCAGATTGTCTGGTCATCAAAGAGGTTTGAACTCTAAAAGTTATACATATAGTCGACGTCCTGTTAAGTTGGTGTATTCTAATGATTTTTATGATGTAAATGAAGCTATCTCATTAGAAAAGCAGATTAAAGGTTGGTCAAGACGAAAAAAAATAGCTTTAATTGAGGGTAGAATTGATGATTTGATTGCTATTGCAAATGAGAATAATTATAATAGCCCATGTCACCTTGAGTATACAGAAGGGCTGTCTTAG
- the dnaK gene encoding molecular chaperone DnaK translates to MGKILGIDLGTTNSCMAIVEGGKPKILENKEGNRTTPSVIAIGKTGERLVGLSAKRQAVTNPKDTVFSIKRMIGLRFSDDEVQKDKGTLPYDLVQAGDGVKVKMADKEYTPQEISAMLLQKLKTDAEEKIGEKIDEAVITVPAYFNDAQRQATKDAGEIAGLKVRRIINEPTAAALAYGFDKKKGEQIAVYDLGGGTFDVSILEVGDDTVEVKSTNGDTHLGGDDFDKVIIDWIIQEFKSETGVDLSKDQMALQRVKEAAEKAKIELSTSQETEINQPFIAQDSSGNPTHLVKKVSRAKLEELVSPLVERTLEPCKKALADAGLKVSDLEEILMVGGMTRMPLVQKMVEEFFGKKPHVGVNPDEVVALGAAVQAGVLQGDVKDVLLLDVTPLSLGLETLGGVMTKLIERNTTIPTSKTQVFSTAADSQSTVEIHVLQGERDMAQDNKTLGRFILDGLPPAPRGVPQVEVSFDIDANGILNVKAKDKASNKEQNITITASSGLSKEEVEKMKKDAETHAEEDKKKKEQIEIKNQADAVCYSTEKMLKDSGDKVPEDVKKELTDKVEELKKIKDGEDIEAIKKKLEEVNEVAMKVGQSMYQAQQAAGETNGASETSETSKTSETGETSETSKENNTESDNPSGADSANSEPDANTQDADFEEKK, encoded by the coding sequence ATGGGAAAAATCTTAGGAATCGATTTAGGTACAACAAATAGTTGTATGGCTATTGTGGAGGGGGGAAAGCCAAAAATTTTAGAAAACAAAGAAGGAAACAGGACTACTCCTTCAGTTATTGCGATTGGCAAAACTGGTGAACGTTTAGTTGGGTTGTCTGCCAAAAGGCAAGCAGTTACTAATCCAAAAGATACAGTGTTTTCAATCAAACGCATGATTGGACTTCGTTTTTCAGATGATGAAGTTCAAAAAGATAAGGGAACTCTCCCTTATGACTTAGTTCAAGCAGGTGATGGTGTAAAGGTTAAAATGGCAGACAAGGAATATACTCCACAAGAAATTTCAGCTATGCTACTGCAAAAATTAAAAACTGATGCGGAAGAAAAAATAGGTGAAAAAATTGATGAAGCTGTAATTACTGTACCTGCATATTTTAACGACGCACAACGACAAGCAACGAAAGATGCTGGTGAAATCGCTGGACTTAAAGTTCGTAGAATTATTAATGAACCAACTGCCGCAGCTTTGGCTTATGGTTTTGATAAGAAAAAAGGTGAGCAAATAGCAGTTTATGATCTTGGTGGTGGAACTTTTGATGTATCAATCTTAGAGGTTGGAGATGATACAGTTGAAGTAAAGTCTACTAATGGCGATACTCATCTAGGTGGTGATGATTTTGATAAAGTTATTATTGATTGGATAATTCAGGAGTTTAAATCTGAAACTGGCGTTGATCTAAGTAAGGATCAAATGGCCTTGCAGCGAGTTAAAGAAGCTGCTGAAAAAGCCAAGATTGAATTGTCAACTTCCCAGGAAACTGAAATCAATCAACCTTTTATTGCACAAGATTCTAGTGGGAACCCAACTCACTTAGTGAAAAAAGTTAGCAGGGCGAAGCTAGAAGAATTAGTTTCTCCTTTAGTAGAAAGAACCTTAGAACCATGTAAAAAAGCTTTAGCAGATGCTGGGCTGAAAGTTTCAGATTTGGAAGAAATACTTATGGTTGGTGGTATGACTAGGATGCCATTGGTACAAAAAATGGTTGAAGAATTTTTTGGTAAAAAACCACACGTTGGAGTTAATCCTGATGAAGTTGTAGCACTAGGTGCAGCTGTTCAGGCCGGAGTACTTCAAGGTGATGTTAAAGATGTTCTTTTGCTGGACGTAACGCCTTTGTCACTTGGGCTAGAAACTCTTGGTGGAGTAATGACAAAATTAATTGAGAGAAATACTACTATTCCAACTTCCAAAACTCAGGTTTTTTCAACTGCTGCAGATAGTCAAAGTACAGTAGAGATTCATGTATTGCAGGGCGAGCGTGATATGGCTCAAGATAATAAAACTTTAGGTAGATTTATCCTTGATGGTCTTCCGCCAGCACCGCGTGGTGTTCCTCAGGTTGAAGTCAGTTTTGATATTGATGCTAATGGTATTCTAAATGTAAAGGCAAAAGATAAAGCATCCAATAAAGAGCAAAATATTACAATTACTGCTTCTTCTGGTTTAAGTAAGGAAGAAGTTGAGAAAATGAAAAAAGATGCAGAAACTCACGCTGAGGAAGACAAGAAAAAGAAAGAACAGATTGAAATTAAAAATCAGGCTGACGCTGTTTGTTATAGCACAGAAAAAATGTTGAAAGATTCAGGTGATAAAGTTCCAGAAGATGTTAAAAAAGAGTTAACTGATAAAGTTGAAGAATTGAAAAAAATTAAAGATGGTGAAGATATTGAAGCTATAAAGAAAAAATTGGAAGAAGTTAATGAAGTCGCTATGAAAGTTGGTCAATCAATGTATCAGGCACAGCAAGCTGCAGGTGAGACAAACGGGGCAAGCGAGACAAGTGAAACCAGCAAGACAAGCGAGACCGGCGAGACAAGTGAAACCAGTAAAGAAAATAACACTGAATCTGATAATCCTTCAGGTGCTGATTCAGCAAACTCAGAGCCTGACGCTAATACTCAAGATGCAGATTTTGAAGAGAAAAAATAG
- a CDS encoding nucleotide exchange factor GrpE — translation MTKKKENKKAKKQLSKLEKLEQQSVEYLDGWKRAQADYQNLIKESEEKRKEYVKYANANLIVELLPILDNFKTAFNQIPENDKDSPWVVGFGYIKKQLEDFLQQNGVECIKTVGEQFDPSLHEAVENNVGTDCDPSATPNETSADEGEIIKEIRSGYTLNNKVVQVAKVIVNHSE, via the coding sequence ATGACAAAAAAGAAAGAAAACAAAAAAGCAAAAAAACAATTAAGTAAATTGGAGAAGTTAGAACAACAAAGTGTTGAATATCTTGATGGTTGGAAGCGAGCACAAGCAGATTATCAGAATCTAATCAAAGAGTCTGAAGAAAAACGCAAGGAATACGTCAAGTATGCCAATGCTAATCTAATTGTAGAGCTGCTGCCGATTCTAGATAATTTTAAAACTGCATTTAATCAGATTCCGGAAAATGATAAGGATAGTCCATGGGTAGTTGGATTTGGTTACATAAAGAAGCAGTTGGAGGATTTTCTGCAACAAAATGGCGTTGAATGTATCAAAACAGTGGGTGAGCAGTTTGATCCGAGCCTGCATGAAGCCGTTGAAAACAATGTAGGGACGGATTGCGATCCGTCCGCCACTCCAAACGAAACAAGTGCAGACGAGGGTGAAATTATAAAAGAAATTCGTTCTGGATATACATTGAACAATAAAGTTGTTCAAGTGGCTAAAGTCATTGTTAATCACTCTGAATAA